CGTCGAAGCGGGCGATGAGAAGGGGACGGAACGGTGTGGGCAGGAATACGTTCGACCACTGCTGATGTTGACGGGCAAGGAATACGAAGACATTCCCTTTGTCGAATTGATGAAAAGGCTGGACGATGCGCTGGATGCGAAGTACGGACAGCGACCGGGGATGATTTACATCGATCCAGAGGGAGAAGAAAGGAAGTTTTACTGAGCTTACCGGCTACAAGAAGAGGATATCCCCGTTCGCACCATCTGCGGAAGTGCAATCCAAAATCTTGTCAATCCTGCAAATCCTGTCCATTCAACTCCGTCGCACGCGCCGAACGACTCCCCCACCCGCCAGCGCCAGCAGATAAACCGCCCCCGCCAGCACGATCGTCGTCGCCCCCGTCGGAAGACTGGGGCCGTAGCTGATCGCCAGACCGCCGGTCGTCAGAACGACGCTCAGCAGTGCGGAGAGGCCCATCATCTCCAGGAGCGTCCGCGAGAACTGCCCCGCGACGGCGACCGGAAGCGTGAGCAGCGCGATGACCATGATGATGCCGACGACCTTGATAAGAACCACGACCGTCAGGGCCGTCAGGCAGAGCAGGAGCAGGTAGTAGAACTCGACGCGAATCCCCCGCAGCCGGGCGAACTCCTCGTCGAAGCAGACGGCGAGGAACTTGTTGTAAAACAAGAGGCCCATGAGCACGACGACGATGTCGAGCCCGGCGATGAGCCAGAGGTCCTGGCCGGAGACCATGAGGATATTGCCGAAGAGATAGCTCATCAGGTCTTCGCTGTAGCCCGGTGTCTTGGCGATGAAGAGGATGCCGATGGCCATGCCGATCGCCCAGATCGCCCCGATGACCGTGTCCTCGCGCTGTTTCGCGCGGAGCGTGACCCAGCCGATGATCAACGCTGCGACGAGCGCGGCGACGAGGGCCCCGGCGAGTGGATGACAGAACTGCCAGCCGTACACGGCCCGGCAATAGCCCGCCGCACCCATGCCCCCAAGGACGCAGTGGGAGATGCTCGCGGCGATGTACGTAATCCGCCGCGTCACCACATAGGTCCCGACGATCCCGCAGGCGACACTGGTCAGCACGCCCGTGACCAGCGCGAAGCGGACGAAATCGTGCTTGCCGACGGCCTCGAAGAACTCGCCCATCAGGAGTGGCCCCCTTCGTGGCGGCAATCGTGATCGTGGTGGACCATATGCACATCGCGGCCGTACAGCGCGACGATCGCGTCGCCGCCCAGTTCGGTCGCGCAGTGCACCGAAACGGTACGGTTCACGCACACGACCGTTCGGACCAGCTTGGAGACGAATCCCACGTCGTGCGACACCAGTATGACGGTCAGGCGCTCGCTAAGATGGCGCAGGAGTTCGTAAAAATCGTCCTGGATACCGATGTCGAGGTTGGAAGTGGGTTCATCGAGCAGGAGCAGGTCCGGCTCGCAGGCCAGCGCACGGGCAATGAGCACGCGCTGGCGTTGGCCGCCGGACAGCATGGAAAACGGCCGGCGGCCCATGTCGGCGAGTCCGACCTCCGCCAGGACGCGCTGGGCCACGCGCCGATCCGCGGCACCATACGGCCCGAAGATTCGTCCCATGCCCAGGCGTCCCATGAGAACGACGTCCAGCACGCTGACCGGGAACTGCGGATCGAGCTGCGCGTATTGCGGCATGTACCCGACGCGCGGTCGCGCCCGTTCGGGCGTCACGCCGAAGACGCGAAGCGTCCCGCGCGACGGGGTGAGCAAACCGAGAATCAACTTGAGCAGCGTCGTCTTCCCCCCGGCATTCGGTCCCACGATGGACACGAAGTCCCTTTCGGCGATACGGATCGTCACGTCCTTCAGGACGGGTTCCCGCTCGTACGCAAAAGAGACGTCCTCGAACTCGATGATCGATCGCCCGTTCGCCCGGCTCGCCGGCGAGGCGGAGTCCGATGTGGGCCGTTCTGTCGCGGGG
Above is a window of Phycisphaerae bacterium DNA encoding:
- a CDS encoding metal ABC transporter permease, with translation MGEFFEAVGKHDFVRFALVTGVLTSVACGIVGTYVVTRRITYIAASISHCVLGGMGAAGYCRAVYGWQFCHPLAGALVAALVAALIIGWVTLRAKQREDTVIGAIWAIGMAIGILFIAKTPGYSEDLMSYLFGNILMVSGQDLWLIAGLDIVVVLMGLLFYNKFLAVCFDEEFARLRGIRVEFYYLLLLCLTALTVVVLIKVVGIIMVIALLTLPVAVAGQFSRTLLEMMGLSALLSVVLTTGGLAISYGPSLPTGATTIVLAGAVYLLALAGGGVVRRVRRS
- a CDS encoding ABC transporter ATP-binding protein, with translation MMKVPATERPTSDSASPASRANGRSIIEFEDVSFAYEREPVLKDVTIRIAERDFVSIVGPNAGGKTTLLKLILGLLTPSRGTLRVFGVTPERARPRVGYMPQYAQLDPQFPVSVLDVVLMGRLGMGRIFGPYGAADRRVAQRVLAEVGLADMGRRPFSMLSGGQRQRVLIARALACEPDLLLLDEPTSNLDIGIQDDFYELLRHLSERLTVILVSHDVGFVSKLVRTVVCVNRTVSVHCATELGGDAIVALYGRDVHMVHHDHDCRHEGGHS